A portion of the Deinococcus peraridilitoris DSM 19664 genome contains these proteins:
- the hrpB gene encoding ATP-dependent helicase HrpB translates to MNLPVRDALPELKRTLQNSEIVLFQAPPGAGKSTLLPLELLGEDWLAGQKIIMLQPRRLAARGVAVRMAEMLGEAVGESVGYRVRFESRVSARTRIEVVTEGILTRFLQRDPSLPGVGLVIFDEFHERSLNADLAYVLTREVQGALRDDLKVLIMSATLNEDLPRALKLNAPVLSAPGRPFPVEVRYAPNDPGGPLADLVTQAVTQALQDLEGDVLAFLPGSGEIRRAQAALQERHPEVPILPLYGDLPPAEQRRAILPDPQGARRVVLATSIAETSLTLEGVRVVVDSGFSRVSRFDAASGLTRLVTERVTRDAADQRAGRAGRTAPGVCLRLWSERTHALLAAQRKPEILEADLAPTVLELARWGVRDAASLPWPDAPPERHLQAARALLSQLDALDEDGRLTGRGGELLDIPTHPRLAHLLLEGCQSGNTALACDVAALLEERDPLGREAGADLATRVEALRAFRAGVRRVGADRGVLERIERLSAQWRRLLRLTGVNDEVGPHELGALVASAYPERVAQRRPGERLRYRLSSGQGVRLSADDDLAGAEYLAVAHLAPGDAQSAGEGRIFLAAELAAGVLEARARAVDEVRWDSRSGTLVARRTRRVGELVLDAEALNVIPEAPRQEALLEALRREGAALLSFTPEVRSWQARVLSLRVWRPNENWPDVSDEALLESADVWLLPFLGSVRKREDFARIDLKALLGALLPWPESARLDELAPARLTVPSGSAIRLQYAPSGASPVLAVKLQELFGLAETPTVNDGRTAVVLHLLSPAGRPVQVTQDLRSFWARGYLEVKKELKGRYPKHPWPDDPWSAEPTRRARPRGH, encoded by the coding sequence GTGAATCTCCCGGTGCGTGACGCGCTTCCCGAGCTGAAACGAACCTTGCAAAACAGCGAAATCGTCCTCTTCCAGGCGCCGCCCGGCGCGGGCAAGAGCACGCTGCTGCCGCTGGAACTGCTGGGTGAGGACTGGCTGGCAGGGCAAAAAATCATCATGCTGCAGCCGCGCCGCCTGGCGGCCCGTGGAGTCGCGGTGCGCATGGCCGAAATGCTGGGAGAGGCGGTTGGGGAGAGCGTCGGTTACCGGGTTCGCTTCGAATCGCGCGTGAGCGCCCGGACCCGCATCGAAGTCGTCACCGAGGGCATTCTGACACGTTTCCTGCAGCGGGACCCGTCACTGCCCGGCGTCGGTCTGGTGATCTTCGACGAGTTCCACGAGCGTTCCCTGAACGCCGATCTCGCCTACGTCCTGACCCGCGAGGTGCAGGGCGCCCTGCGTGATGACCTGAAAGTGCTGATCATGTCCGCCACCCTGAATGAGGACCTGCCGCGCGCGCTCAAACTGAACGCCCCGGTCCTGAGCGCGCCCGGTCGGCCTTTTCCCGTGGAGGTGAGGTACGCCCCGAATGATCCGGGTGGGCCGCTGGCTGACCTGGTGACGCAGGCCGTCACGCAAGCGTTGCAGGACCTGGAAGGTGACGTACTGGCCTTCCTACCGGGAAGCGGTGAAATTCGCCGCGCGCAGGCAGCGCTGCAGGAGCGCCATCCCGAAGTGCCCATATTGCCGCTGTACGGCGACTTGCCCCCGGCCGAGCAGCGCCGCGCGATTTTGCCCGATCCGCAGGGCGCGCGACGGGTGGTGCTGGCCACCTCGATCGCTGAGACGAGCCTGACCCTGGAGGGGGTGCGGGTGGTGGTGGACTCGGGATTTTCGCGCGTGTCACGCTTTGACGCCGCAAGTGGCCTGACACGCCTCGTGACCGAGCGGGTCACCCGCGACGCCGCCGATCAGCGTGCGGGCCGTGCGGGCCGCACCGCGCCCGGAGTGTGCCTGCGGTTGTGGAGCGAGCGCACCCACGCCCTGCTGGCAGCGCAGCGCAAGCCCGAGATTCTCGAAGCCGACCTCGCGCCCACTGTGCTGGAACTGGCCCGTTGGGGCGTGCGTGACGCGGCGAGCCTGCCCTGGCCGGACGCTCCCCCCGAGCGACACCTGCAGGCCGCGCGCGCCCTGCTGTCACAACTCGACGCACTCGACGAGGACGGCCGCCTGACCGGACGGGGCGGGGAACTGCTCGACATTCCCACCCACCCGCGCCTCGCGCACCTGCTGCTGGAAGGCTGCCAAAGCGGCAACACCGCTCTTGCGTGCGACGTGGCCGCGCTGCTCGAAGAGCGCGATCCGCTGGGACGTGAAGCGGGAGCGGATCTGGCGACTCGCGTGGAGGCCCTGCGCGCTTTCCGGGCAGGCGTGAGGCGCGTGGGCGCAGACCGGGGCGTGCTTGAGCGAATCGAGCGGCTCTCGGCACAGTGGAGACGGTTGCTGCGCCTCACTGGCGTGAACGATGAAGTGGGACCCCATGAATTGGGCGCGCTGGTGGCGTCCGCGTATCCCGAACGCGTGGCGCAGCGGCGCCCCGGTGAGCGCCTGCGCTACCGTCTGTCCAGCGGGCAAGGCGTCCGGTTGAGCGCCGATGACGACCTCGCGGGGGCGGAGTACCTGGCGGTCGCTCATCTGGCGCCCGGTGATGCCCAAAGCGCGGGGGAGGGCCGGATCTTCCTGGCGGCCGAGCTGGCGGCCGGTGTTCTGGAAGCGCGCGCGCGTGCCGTGGACGAGGTGCGCTGGGATTCGCGCTCGGGCACCCTGGTCGCCCGTCGCACTCGGCGTGTGGGGGAACTGGTGCTGGACGCCGAGGCCCTGAACGTCATTCCCGAAGCACCTCGCCAGGAGGCGCTGCTGGAAGCGCTGCGCCGGGAAGGCGCGGCGCTGCTCTCCTTTACCCCCGAGGTCCGCTCCTGGCAGGCACGCGTGCTCAGCCTGCGCGTCTGGCGCCCGAACGAAAATTGGCCTGACGTGAGTGACGAGGCGCTCCTCGAGAGCGCGGATGTGTGGCTGCTCCCGTTTCTGGGCAGTGTGCGCAAGCGAGAAGACTTCGCCCGAATCGATCTGAAAGCGCTGCTCGGGGCGCTGCTGCCCTGGCCTGAAAGCGCCCGGCTCGACGAACTGGCGCCTGCCCGGCTGACCGTGCCAAGCGGGAGCGCCATCCGCCTGCAGTACGCTCCCTCCGGGGCCTCGCCCGTGCTGGCCGTCAAGCTGCAGGAGCTGTTCGGGCTGGCCGAGACGCCCACCGTGAATGACGGGCGCACGGCGGTGGTGCTGCACCTGCTGTCACCTGCCGGACGGCCCGTGCAGGTCACCCAGGATCTGCGCAGCTTCTGGGCACGTGGGTACCTTGAAGTCAAAAAGGAACTCAAGGGACGCTATCCCAAACACCCCTGGCCGGACGACCCCTGGAGTGCCGAACCGACCCGGCGTGCCAGGCCACGCGGTCACTGA
- the clpS gene encoding ATP-dependent Clp protease adapter ClpS: MTKRDGATQLQERQALKRPPLYRVLLINDDYTPMEFVVYVLTRFFRKSEAEAQRIMLAVHHQGQGVAGVYTREVAETKVTQVIGLARSEGYPLQVTLEPESND; the protein is encoded by the coding sequence GTGACGAAAAGAGACGGTGCAACCCAACTGCAGGAACGGCAGGCGCTCAAGCGACCCCCGCTCTACCGCGTGCTGCTGATCAACGACGATTACACTCCGATGGAGTTCGTGGTGTACGTCCTGACGCGTTTTTTCCGCAAAAGCGAAGCGGAGGCTCAGCGGATCATGCTGGCCGTTCACCATCAGGGTCAGGGGGTGGCGGGTGTCTACACCCGTGAAGTGGCCGAAACGAAGGTCACGCAGGTCATCGGGCTCGCGCGGAGTGAAGGTTACCCCCTGCAGGTGACCCTCGAACCGGAAAGTAACGATTAA
- a CDS encoding AAA family ATPase, producing the protein MLSENLQSSLKRALELAREHAHDFVTLEHLLLALVDDPEAGAALRALGADLGRLRNELTAFIADFETGDEEPEFTLGTQRAVQRAALQLRAAGKTGESADGARVLAEVLDEEDSFARYVLEAQGVTRLSVLSFISHGASGAPRRTKGVDNHEDDGLSGEAVQNPLDAYCENLTQAARDGKLDRMIGRSAELERMVHILARRAKHNPVLVGEPGVGKTAVVEGLAQRIAQDEVPEVLQGAQVYALDMGALLAGTRFRGDFEERIKQVLSALSGQKALLFIDELHTIVGAGAVQGGAMDAANLLKPALARGELRVVGATTPSEVRHLQGDRALWRRFQTVDIAEPSEDEALEILRGLAPVYEAHHGVKYPQDALQTAVALSSRYLRDRFLPDKAIDVMDEAGAAHAVRARPAKTGRRKKAATVTVADMEATVARMARIPVGSVKGQEVASLATLEDDLRAGVFGQEGAVKTLASAVKLARAGLRDPQKPQGNFLFAGPTGVGKTELARTLARVLGVELIRFDMSEYQEAHTVARLIGAPPGYVGFDQGGLLTEALSKNPHAVILLDEVEKAHPDIYNLLLQVMDHGTLTDHTGKQVNFRGAILIMTSNAGAADASRPALGFGRTMRIGEEREAIERTFTPEFRNRLDAVLSFAPLSRDVMGRVVDKFLRELEGQLREKRVTLTVTPAARVLLAQLGYDPAMGARPLGRVIEERVKRPLADELLFGQLQQGGTVTVDAQGETLSFRYG; encoded by the coding sequence ATGCTGTCCGAGAATCTGCAAAGCTCCCTCAAGCGTGCCCTTGAACTTGCCCGGGAGCACGCACATGACTTCGTGACGCTCGAGCACCTGCTGCTGGCGCTCGTCGACGATCCGGAAGCGGGCGCTGCCCTGCGGGCACTCGGTGCCGACCTGGGCCGCCTGCGAAACGAGCTGACGGCCTTTATCGCCGACTTCGAGACCGGTGACGAGGAGCCCGAGTTCACCCTCGGCACCCAGCGGGCCGTGCAACGCGCGGCGTTGCAACTGCGCGCCGCCGGAAAGACCGGGGAGAGTGCCGATGGCGCCCGCGTGCTGGCCGAGGTGCTGGACGAGGAAGATTCCTTTGCCCGGTACGTTCTGGAAGCGCAGGGCGTAACGCGGCTGAGCGTGCTGAGCTTCATTTCGCACGGCGCGTCCGGTGCGCCGCGCCGCACGAAGGGCGTGGACAACCATGAGGATGACGGTTTGTCAGGAGAGGCAGTACAGAATCCCCTCGACGCCTACTGTGAAAACCTCACGCAGGCGGCGCGGGATGGCAAGCTCGACCGCATGATCGGACGCAGCGCCGAACTGGAGCGCATGGTGCACATCCTGGCGCGGCGGGCCAAGCACAACCCCGTGCTGGTCGGCGAACCAGGCGTGGGCAAGACGGCAGTGGTCGAGGGTCTGGCCCAGCGCATTGCCCAAGACGAGGTGCCTGAGGTCCTGCAAGGCGCGCAGGTCTACGCGCTCGACATGGGCGCCCTGCTGGCCGGCACGCGTTTCCGTGGTGATTTCGAGGAGCGCATCAAGCAGGTGCTCAGTGCCCTGAGCGGTCAGAAAGCCCTGTTGTTCATCGACGAACTGCACACCATCGTGGGCGCCGGGGCCGTGCAGGGCGGCGCGATGGACGCGGCCAACCTGCTCAAACCGGCCCTGGCGCGAGGTGAGCTGCGCGTGGTCGGCGCGACCACCCCCAGCGAGGTGCGCCACCTGCAGGGAGACCGCGCACTGTGGCGCCGCTTTCAGACGGTGGATATCGCCGAGCCCAGCGAGGACGAAGCCCTGGAGATTCTGCGTGGTCTGGCACCCGTCTACGAAGCCCACCACGGCGTCAAATACCCGCAAGACGCGCTGCAGACGGCAGTCGCGCTCTCCAGCCGCTACCTGCGTGACCGGTTTCTGCCCGACAAGGCCATCGACGTGATGGACGAAGCTGGTGCGGCGCACGCCGTTCGCGCGCGTCCCGCCAAGACCGGGCGGCGCAAGAAGGCCGCGACGGTCACGGTGGCCGACATGGAAGCAACCGTGGCCCGTATGGCCCGCATTCCGGTGGGCAGCGTGAAAGGGCAGGAAGTGGCTTCGCTGGCCACCCTGGAAGACGATCTGCGCGCCGGCGTGTTCGGGCAGGAGGGCGCCGTCAAGACCCTCGCTTCCGCCGTGAAACTGGCCCGCGCCGGTCTGCGCGATCCGCAGAAACCGCAAGGCAACTTCCTGTTCGCCGGACCGACCGGGGTCGGCAAGACCGAACTCGCCCGTACCCTGGCGCGCGTGCTGGGAGTCGAGCTGATTCGTTTCGACATGAGCGAGTATCAGGAAGCCCACACTGTCGCGCGCTTGATCGGGGCGCCCCCGGGTTACGTGGGCTTCGATCAGGGAGGGCTGCTCACCGAGGCGCTCAGCAAGAATCCGCACGCCGTGATCCTGCTCGACGAAGTCGAAAAGGCGCACCCGGACATCTACAATCTGCTGCTGCAGGTGATGGACCACGGAACGCTGACCGACCACACCGGCAAACAGGTGAATTTTCGCGGCGCGATTCTGATCATGACCAGCAACGCTGGCGCGGCGGACGCCTCGCGCCCCGCGCTGGGTTTCGGGCGGACCATGCGGATCGGCGAGGAACGCGAAGCCATCGAGCGGACCTTTACACCTGAATTCCGCAACCGGCTCGACGCGGTACTGTCTTTTGCGCCGCTGTCCCGCGACGTGATGGGCCGCGTGGTAGACAAGTTCCTGCGAGAGCTGGAAGGCCAATTGCGCGAGAAGCGGGTGACGCTGACGGTCACCCCGGCGGCGCGCGTCTTGCTGGCCCAGTTGGGGTACGATCCCGCCATGGGTGCCCGACCGCTGGGACGGGTGATCGAGGAGCGCGTCAAACGTCCGCTGGCCGACGAGTTGCTCTTCGGTCAGCTGCAGCAGGGTGGAACGGTCACCGTGGACGCGCAAGGGGAGACGCTGAGCTTTCGGTATGGATGA
- a CDS encoding GNAT family N-acetyltransferase: MNVRLRPITSDDFSTIVRWSEDREFCLAIDWSVDLSRAQVEEWWTRILSDPGDDFLRLGVERGGQLVGYVDLAQQDRQVGRAEFGIAIGERRLWAQGLGIEAGQLMLHHGFHHLGLTRVTAQVHRPNVRSLALMRRLGFREEGLLRRHALYQGGVCDVVIFGLLQNEFDADRCK, translated from the coding sequence GTGAACGTTCGCCTGCGCCCCATCACCTCTGACGATTTCTCCACCATCGTGCGCTGGAGTGAAGACCGGGAGTTCTGTCTGGCCATCGACTGGAGCGTGGACCTCAGCCGGGCACAGGTCGAAGAATGGTGGACGCGAATCCTGAGCGACCCGGGCGACGACTTTCTACGCCTGGGCGTGGAACGCGGTGGACAGCTTGTGGGCTATGTGGATCTGGCGCAGCAGGACCGGCAGGTGGGACGCGCCGAATTCGGCATCGCCATCGGCGAGCGCAGGCTGTGGGCCCAGGGTCTGGGCATCGAGGCAGGCCAGTTGATGCTGCACCACGGCTTTCACCACCTGGGCCTCACGCGGGTGACGGCCCAGGTGCACCGTCCGAACGTGCGTTCACTGGCGCTGATGCGGCGACTCGGCTTTCGGGAAGAGGGCCTGCTTCGCCGGCACGCCCTGTATCAGGGTGGCGTGTGCGACGTGGTGATTTTTGGATTGCTGCAAAATGAATTTGATGCGGATCGCTGTAAGTAG
- a CDS encoding NAD(P)H-dependent flavin oxidoreductase gives MTDLWQRLKVRFPIIQAPMAGGPSTPQLAAAVGQAGGLGFLGAAYLTGEQITRQVEQARALHGGPVGLNLFIESNAIPPDSGQVERAAAALWPFHAELGLPPATLPIRVSVPFEEQWEAVLNARPEVFSFTFGQLSAERVRRLQAQGTVVMGTATTVAEARALETTGVDAVIAQGSEAGGHRGTFLHPAEEALVGTLALVAQLVDAVRIPVIASGGIMDGRGIRAVLTLGAHGVQLGTAFLLTPEAGTSAPYRAALGRAQDHVTTLTRAFSGRLARGLSNRVTREFPQEALLPYPYQNALTRSMRSEASLQGRAEFLSLWAGQGAHLARDLPAGALVSTLAQEAGLSPVPGELR, from the coding sequence ATGACAGACCTGTGGCAGCGCCTGAAAGTCCGCTTTCCGATCATCCAGGCGCCCATGGCCGGCGGACCCAGCACGCCACAGCTGGCCGCTGCCGTCGGCCAGGCCGGAGGGCTCGGTTTTCTGGGCGCAGCGTACCTGACAGGAGAGCAGATCACCCGGCAGGTGGAGCAGGCTCGGGCCCTGCACGGCGGACCGGTCGGCCTCAATTTGTTCATCGAAAGCAACGCCATCCCACCAGACAGCGGTCAGGTCGAGCGGGCCGCCGCGGCCCTCTGGCCCTTTCACGCGGAGCTGGGCCTGCCGCCGGCGACACTGCCGATTCGGGTGTCCGTCCCCTTCGAAGAGCAGTGGGAGGCGGTCCTGAACGCGCGGCCCGAGGTATTCAGTTTCACCTTCGGTCAGTTGAGTGCCGAGCGCGTTCGGAGGCTGCAAGCCCAGGGAACGGTCGTGATGGGCACCGCGACCACGGTGGCCGAAGCGCGAGCGCTGGAGACGACAGGAGTCGACGCGGTGATCGCACAGGGCAGCGAAGCCGGAGGGCACCGAGGGACGTTTCTGCATCCCGCCGAGGAGGCACTGGTGGGCACACTGGCGCTCGTTGCGCAACTGGTGGACGCCGTTCGCATTCCGGTGATTGCGTCAGGGGGCATCATGGATGGACGGGGCATTCGCGCCGTGCTGACACTGGGCGCACACGGTGTGCAGCTCGGAACGGCCTTTCTGCTCACTCCCGAGGCGGGCACCTCGGCGCCTTACCGTGCGGCGCTGGGGCGGGCGCAGGACCACGTCACCACGCTGACCCGGGCTTTTTCCGGCCGCCTGGCAAGGGGGCTGAGCAACAGGGTGACGCGGGAGTTCCCCCAAGAAGCCTTGCTGCCTTATCCGTACCAGAACGCCCTCACCCGGTCCATGCGCAGCGAAGCCAGCCTGCAGGGCCGCGCTGAATTTCTGTCGCTGTGGGCCGGCCAGGGCGCCCACCTCGCGCGCGACCTGCCCGCGGGCGCGCTGGTGTCGACCCTCGCCCAGGAAGCGGGACTGTCGCCTGTGCCGGGTGAGCTTCGGTGA
- a CDS encoding trans-sulfuration enzyme family protein yields MPYDLTTLAARADENAQENSSRSLVQPIYQSTVYAFSDLDDLERAMSGESGAAFYYRNGTPNRSTLERAIAALEGTEDAVATSSGMSAILAGFLAVLQAGDHVLADARVYGGTYALLTEELPRLGIQVGWTDVSDLNAVEAAWQPNTRLLHLESLTNPLLTVADVPRLAELAHARGGLVSVDNTFASPAVFRPAVHGADLVSHSLAKYLNGHATAMGGVLAGSRELMALARTRAVRLGGTISGFDAWLTVQGLKTLGLRMRAHSGNAQAVADVLENHPRVRRVHFPGLSSHPQFKLAADLFPHGFGGMMSLEVEDAPGFVKRLQGKIPLAPSLADVATTLSYPWGTSHRALPEARRLEQGITPDLLRLSVGIEDVGDLLGDLEAALGE; encoded by the coding sequence ATGCCGTACGATCTCACCACGCTCGCCGCCCGGGCCGATGAAAACGCGCAGGAGAACTCCAGCCGTTCGCTCGTGCAGCCCATCTATCAAAGCACCGTCTACGCCTTTTCCGACCTCGACGACCTTGAGCGCGCCATGAGTGGCGAGTCCGGTGCGGCCTTTTACTACCGCAACGGCACCCCAAATCGCAGCACCCTCGAACGGGCCATCGCGGCGCTTGAGGGAACCGAGGATGCCGTGGCCACCTCCAGCGGCATGTCTGCCATTTTGGCGGGATTTCTGGCGGTACTGCAGGCGGGAGATCACGTGCTTGCCGACGCGCGCGTGTACGGTGGCACCTACGCGCTGCTCACCGAGGAGTTGCCCCGTCTGGGAATTCAGGTCGGTTGGACTGACGTAAGCGACCTTAACGCCGTTGAGGCCGCCTGGCAGCCGAACACCCGCCTGCTGCACCTCGAGTCCCTGACCAACCCGCTCCTGACCGTTGCCGACGTGCCCCGCCTGGCCGAACTCGCGCATGCGCGTGGGGGACTGGTGAGCGTGGACAACACCTTCGCCAGCCCGGCCGTCTTTCGTCCGGCCGTGCACGGTGCCGACCTGGTATCGCACTCCCTGGCCAAATACCTGAACGGGCACGCGACGGCCATGGGTGGCGTGCTGGCGGGCTCCCGTGAGCTGATGGCACTCGCTCGTACGCGGGCGGTGCGGCTTGGCGGGACCATCTCGGGATTCGATGCCTGGCTGACCGTGCAGGGCCTCAAAACGCTGGGGCTGCGCATGCGCGCGCACAGCGGGAACGCGCAGGCCGTGGCGGACGTACTGGAAAACCACCCGCGGGTGCGGCGGGTGCACTTTCCGGGATTGTCCAGCCATCCGCAGTTCAAGCTTGCTGCCGACCTGTTTCCGCACGGTTTCGGCGGCATGATGTCGCTCGAAGTCGAGGACGCTCCTGGCTTCGTGAAACGTCTGCAAGGCAAGATTCCTCTGGCCCCCAGCCTCGCTGACGTCGCCACGACCCTCAGTTATCCGTGGGGGACCAGCCACCGCGCCCTGCCCGAGGCGCGCCGCCTGGAACAGGGCATCACGCCCGACCTGCTGCGCCTGTCGGTGGGAATCGAGGATGTGGGCGACCTGCTGGGCGATCTGGAAGCAGCACTGGGCGAATAG
- a CDS encoding M48 family metallopeptidase → MTVDTPITVQGLYFDGHSSRSREAELTLHGQVLSVQCEGIHFELPVRSVHIEAGIGAMRRVFKFPGGQRFESDDHTAVTQLEQAIGRNRGLNFVNTLEARWPLVVGCLLGLLLASVAFWQWGLPLAARAAASVTPRAMLAALDSQTLALLDRQLLEPSQLPAITRQRLSAAFSPLAREIDADTRYQLVFRSGEALGANAFALPNGTIVLTDDLVRLARNDREIIGVLAHEVGHVIERHGARSIYQSAGLLLFVSVLTGDVAAASTVAGALSLSLVQNGYSRGMEREADDVAARYLRRKYGTTAPLRDMLSRLERAHQDVKVPDLLSTHPGVDERLRRLEDADRQPQNARP, encoded by the coding sequence ATGACCGTGGACACCCCCATCACCGTGCAGGGCCTGTACTTCGACGGCCACTCATCACGCTCGCGCGAGGCCGAGCTGACCCTGCACGGCCAGGTCCTGAGCGTGCAGTGTGAGGGGATTCATTTTGAGCTGCCCGTACGCAGTGTGCACATCGAGGCCGGGATTGGGGCCATGAGGCGGGTATTCAAGTTTCCCGGTGGCCAGCGTTTCGAGAGTGACGACCATACGGCAGTGACGCAGCTTGAACAGGCGATAGGACGCAACCGGGGCCTCAACTTCGTGAACACCCTGGAGGCGCGCTGGCCGCTGGTGGTCGGTTGCCTGCTTGGGTTGCTGCTCGCCAGCGTGGCCTTCTGGCAGTGGGGCCTGCCGCTGGCGGCGCGGGCGGCAGCCAGCGTGACTCCCCGAGCGATGCTCGCCGCACTGGACTCACAAACGCTCGCGCTGCTCGACCGGCAACTTCTGGAACCGTCCCAGCTGCCGGCAATCACGCGTCAGCGGCTGTCCGCCGCGTTTTCCCCGCTCGCGCGTGAGATTGACGCTGACACCCGCTACCAGTTGGTGTTCCGCTCCGGCGAGGCGCTGGGCGCCAATGCCTTTGCGCTGCCCAACGGCACCATCGTGCTGACCGACGACCTGGTCAGGCTCGCACGCAACGACCGGGAAATTATCGGGGTGCTGGCGCATGAGGTGGGCCACGTGATTGAGCGGCACGGCGCCCGCAGCATCTACCAGAGTGCCGGGCTGCTGTTGTTCGTTTCGGTACTGACGGGCGACGTGGCCGCCGCGTCGACCGTGGCCGGAGCCCTGTCACTCTCGCTGGTCCAGAATGGCTATTCGCGCGGCATGGAACGTGAAGCCGACGACGTGGCCGCCAGGTACCTGCGGCGGAAGTACGGCACCACCGCTCCCCTGCGCGATATGCTCTCGCGCCTAGAACGCGCCCACCAGGACGTCAAGGTGCCCGATCTGCTTTCAACCCATCCAGGAGTCGACGAACGGCTGCGGCGGCTTGAAGACGCCGACCGACAGCCGCAGAATGCCCGGCCCTGA
- a CDS encoding YjgN family protein, with the protein MDTSPSIVPLGAPEATLPGTRYVPMRFSGSAGEYFRLWIVNVALTILTLGIYGAWAKVRTRRYFYGHTWLERHNFEYTASPVAILMGHLIVGLLFAVYLITSNFGANPDTGISLIGVSLLLLFFLLTPWLIYKSLRFTARNTIYRGLRFHFHGSVAEAYGKYLGWPLLVPFTLGLLHPYVVALQRQFMAENAAYGSARVRFEGRTGDVYIIFLIGVALGIGAYTVFGVLFAASLVPLFAAGLTDASDLLAKLGSSIGFAILAVLAYLILILGLTAVTQFIKASLMNYTLNNAEIPGRIRFQSKVNPWRLTWIQVTNTLAQFLTLGLATPWAAVRRARYILGCIAVLATGQLDDFTAEASVGENALGEVATDFFDIDLGF; encoded by the coding sequence ATGGACACTTCCCCGTCGATTGTGCCGCTCGGTGCACCCGAAGCCACCCTTCCTGGCACGCGCTACGTACCGATGCGCTTCAGCGGCTCCGCCGGCGAATACTTTCGCCTGTGGATCGTCAACGTGGCGCTGACCATCCTGACGCTGGGCATTTACGGTGCCTGGGCCAAGGTTCGCACGCGCCGCTACTTCTACGGGCATACCTGGCTTGAGCGGCACAACTTTGAATACACGGCCAGCCCGGTGGCGATCCTGATGGGCCATCTGATCGTAGGTTTACTGTTCGCGGTGTACCTCATCACCTCGAATTTCGGCGCCAATCCCGACACCGGCATCAGCCTGATCGGCGTGTCACTCCTGTTGCTGTTCTTCCTTCTCACACCCTGGCTGATCTATAAATCTTTGCGCTTTACGGCCCGCAACACGATTTACCGTGGTCTGCGCTTTCATTTCCACGGTTCGGTCGCCGAAGCCTATGGCAAGTATCTCGGCTGGCCCCTGCTGGTCCCTTTCACGCTCGGGCTGCTGCACCCGTATGTCGTCGCCCTGCAGCGCCAGTTCATGGCGGAAAATGCCGCGTACGGCTCGGCCCGTGTGCGTTTCGAGGGCCGCACAGGCGATGTCTACATCATCTTCCTGATCGGGGTCGCGCTGGGCATCGGTGCCTATACGGTGTTTGGCGTGCTGTTCGCCGCGTCACTCGTGCCGCTTTTTGCTGCCGGGCTGACCGACGCCAGTGACCTTCTCGCCAAGCTAGGCAGTTCCATCGGCTTTGCGATTCTCGCAGTGCTGGCCTATCTGATACTGATTCTGGGCCTCACGGCAGTCACGCAATTCATCAAGGCCAGCCTGATGAACTACACCCTCAACAACGCCGAGATTCCTGGCCGGATTCGCTTTCAGTCGAAGGTGAATCCCTGGCGGCTCACCTGGATTCAGGTGACCAACACGCTCGCGCAGTTTCTGACGCTGGGACTGGCCACCCCTTGGGCTGCCGTGCGGCGTGCCAGGTACATCCTGGGCTGCATCGCCGTACTCGCCACCGGCCAGCTCGACGACTTCACCGCCGAAGCGTCGGTGGGCGAGAACGCGCTGGGCGAAGTGGCCACCGACTTCTTCGACATCGATCTGGGCTTCTGA
- a CDS encoding NUDIX hydrolase, whose protein sequence is MRQAAELGAGGVVLNDKGEVLLLRYKRGGWTFPKGHIDAGERDEDAAVREVLEETGVSARITARLSVTRYTNDRGTPREIHWFLMRALSSEAVLEAIFDEGGFYPPAQAVKLLSYPEDRDLLQEALGHIVR, encoded by the coding sequence ATGCGGCAGGCAGCAGAACTGGGGGCGGGTGGCGTGGTCTTGAATGACAAAGGGGAGGTGTTGCTGCTGCGTTACAAACGAGGCGGCTGGACCTTTCCCAAGGGCCACATTGACGCGGGTGAGCGCGACGAGGATGCTGCCGTCCGGGAAGTGCTCGAGGAGACCGGCGTATCCGCGCGCATCACGGCACGTCTTTCCGTGACCCGTTACACCAACGACCGTGGCACCCCACGAGAAATTCACTGGTTTCTGATGCGCGCACTTTCGAGCGAGGCGGTTCTCGAAGCGATCTTCGATGAGGGCGGCTTTTATCCGCCAGCGCAGGCAGTGAAGCTGCTAAGCTACCCGGAAGACCGGGACTTACTACAAGAAGCACTGGGACACATCGTCCGCTGA